A genomic stretch from Eubacterium sulci ATCC 35585 includes:
- a CDS encoding phosphoribosylformylglycinamidine synthase (catalyzes the formation of 2-(formamido)-N1-(5-phospho-D-ribosyl)acetamidine from N2-formyl-N1-(5-phospho-D-ribosyl)glycinamide and L-glutamine in purine biosynthesis) — protein MVYRIYVEKKNEFAHEAESLRSELVDILQLKSVEQVRVVNRYDVEGCSKEIFDGAINTVFSEPQVDTASSKLCYGEDESVFAVEFLPGQFDQRANSASECIQITSKGERPLVRSAKVYIIKGKLSEAELDKIKSYVINPVESRLASMDEFETLKVVYEIPTEVEVLDGFIDMNRNDLMDFIRQNGLAMDIADLEMCRKYFESEKRNPTVTEIKVIDTYWSDHCRHTTFNTTIDSIKFEDGDAETTYADYIETRKELGRTKPITLMDMGTIAAKYLKSKGLLSKLDESEEINACTVKMDVEIDGRTEKWLLLFKNETHNHPTEIEPFGGAATCIGGAIRDPLSGRSYVYSAMRVTGAADPLQPIEKTIKGKLPQRKIVTTAAAGYSSYGNQIGLATGMVDELYHPGYAAKRMEIGAVIAAAPAENVRRERPAPGDLVILLGGKTGRDGCGGATGSSKSHTENSLESCGAEVQKGNAPEERKLQRLFRNAEASKLIKRCNDFGAGGVSVAIGELADGLDINLNNVPKKYDGLDGTELAISESQERMAVVVDKADAKRFCELAEQENLEASIVAEVTEEPYLKINWNGKSIVNISREFLDTNGAEKHIDITVPPQKKIVFEHADDFETAYKDLLGDLNICSKRGLSERFDSTIGAGSVLMPFGGKRQRTPIQAMVNLISTEKSFSNTCSLMSWGFNPKISEASPYKGAYLAVVESVSKLIATGASLDDTYLSFQEYFEKLGLDGSRWGKPLAALLGSFAAQKNLGIAAIGGKDSMSGSFEDLDVPPTLVSFAVTTENTDKIISPEFKGAGHKVVLLSPCCGYNALPNGESLKSIYSKVNALMREGKVLSAYTPCMGGVAEAIFKMCIGNGLGFKYEDTYELEQMFSYKYGSFVLELADGVKIPENAVLIGETTAENKLSWKDKVLTFDELESIYEGKLEPIYPCNIEPKAQKLETFNYSVGERTHKNMGIAKPKVLIPVFPGTNCEYDTAKAFEAAGAEPEIFIIKNLSAKHVMRSVEDFAEKVKKSQMIFIPGGFSGGDEPDGSGKFITAFFRNPEIKDAVTELLDKREGLMAGICNGFQALIKLGLVPYGKICDVDADFPTLTFNEIARHQSKLIRTRVASNKSPWMSKTKPGDIFTTPISHGEGRFIASDELIKQLAENGQILTQYVDLDGNVSADIQFNPNGSYQSIEGITSPDGRVLGKMAHSERIGKDLYKNVSGNFDMRMFESAVEYFK, from the coding sequence ATGGTATATAGAATATATGTCGAAAAGAAAAACGAATTCGCACACGAAGCAGAAAGCTTGCGTAGCGAGCTAGTTGATATTCTTCAGCTAAAATCAGTAGAGCAGGTAAGAGTTGTTAATCGCTATGATGTTGAAGGCTGCAGCAAGGAAATCTTTGATGGAGCGATTAATACAGTATTCTCAGAGCCTCAGGTTGATACTGCGTCAAGCAAGCTATGCTATGGTGAAGACGAGAGCGTATTTGCTGTAGAATTTCTCCCAGGACAATTTGATCAGAGAGCAAACTCTGCATCTGAGTGCATACAGATTACAAGCAAGGGCGAAAGACCTCTAGTTCGCTCAGCAAAAGTATATATCATCAAAGGAAAGCTAAGTGAAGCAGAGCTAGATAAAATCAAGTCATATGTAATAAATCCAGTGGAATCAAGACTTGCATCTATGGATGAATTCGAAACTCTTAAGGTAGTTTACGAGATACCAACAGAGGTTGAAGTTTTAGATGGTTTCATAGACATGAACAGAAATGATCTTATGGATTTTATTCGTCAAAACGGTCTAGCCATGGACATCGCTGACCTTGAAATGTGCCGCAAGTACTTTGAATCAGAGAAGAGAAATCCTACTGTAACTGAGATTAAGGTAATCGATACATACTGGTCAGATCACTGCCGTCATACAACATTTAACACAACAATTGATAGCATTAAGTTTGAAGACGGAGATGCGGAGACGACATATGCAGACTATATAGAGACAAGAAAGGAACTTGGCAGAACAAAGCCTATTACATTAATGGATATGGGCACCATCGCTGCTAAGTACCTAAAGTCAAAGGGGCTTTTATCAAAGCTTGATGAATCCGAAGAAATCAACGCTTGCACAGTTAAGATGGACGTTGAAATCGATGGAAGAACAGAAAAATGGCTACTTCTTTTTAAGAACGAAACACATAACCATCCAACAGAAATTGAACCATTTGGTGGCGCAGCAACATGTATTGGTGGTGCTATAAGAGATCCACTTTCAGGTAGAAGCTATGTTTACTCTGCAATGAGAGTAACTGGTGCAGCTGATCCTCTTCAGCCTATAGAAAAGACCATAAAGGGTAAGCTCCCTCAGCGAAAAATCGTTACAACAGCAGCTGCTGGTTATAGTTCATACGGAAATCAGATAGGCCTTGCAACAGGCATGGTAGACGAGCTTTATCACCCTGGATATGCTGCTAAGAGAATGGAAATAGGTGCAGTTATAGCTGCGGCTCCTGCAGAAAATGTTAGAAGAGAAAGGCCAGCTCCTGGTGACCTTGTAATTCTTCTTGGTGGAAAAACAGGAAGAGATGGCTGCGGTGGTGCTACTGGATCATCAAAATCTCACACCGAAAACTCACTTGAGTCATGCGGTGCTGAAGTTCAAAAGGGTAATGCTCCAGAGGAGAGAAAGCTTCAGAGATTATTTAGAAATGCTGAGGCATCAAAGCTTATCAAGCGCTGTAACGACTTTGGTGCAGGCGGTGTATCCGTTGCTATCGGTGAACTTGCTGATGGACTTGATATAAATCTAAATAATGTACCTAAAAAATACGATGGACTTGACGGAACTGAGCTAGCTATAAGTGAATCTCAAGAGAGAATGGCTGTAGTAGTTGATAAGGCAGATGCTAAGAGATTCTGTGAGCTTGCAGAGCAAGAAAACCTCGAAGCGAGTATAGTTGCAGAAGTTACAGAAGAGCCATATCTAAAGATAAATTGGAATGGCAAGAGCATAGTAAACATCTCACGCGAGTTCCTAGATACAAATGGTGCAGAAAAACACATCGATATTACTGTTCCACCTCAGAAAAAGATAGTATTCGAGCATGCAGATGACTTCGAAACAGCATATAAGGACCTTCTTGGAGATTTAAATATCTGCTCAAAGAGAGGACTATCAGAGCGCTTTGACTCCACAATCGGAGCTGGAAGCGTGCTCATGCCTTTCGGTGGAAAGAGACAGAGAACACCTATTCAGGCAATGGTAAATCTTATATCTACAGAGAAGTCATTCAGTAATACTTGCTCGCTAATGTCGTGGGGCTTTAATCCTAAGATATCTGAAGCAAGCCCATATAAGGGTGCATACCTAGCTGTTGTAGAGTCTGTATCAAAACTCATTGCTACAGGTGCAAGCCTAGATGACACATATCTAAGCTTCCAAGAATACTTTGAGAAACTTGGACTAGATGGTAGCAGATGGGGTAAACCACTTGCAGCTCTATTAGGTTCATTTGCAGCTCAGAAGAACCTTGGAATTGCAGCTATAGGAGGTAAGGATTCAATGAGTGGAAGCTTTGAAGACCTAGATGTACCTCCAACGCTTGTTTCATTTGCTGTAACAACTGAGAACACTGATAAGATAATAAGCCCTGAATTTAAGGGTGCAGGCCATAAGGTTGTGCTACTTTCACCATGCTGTGGATATAACGCACTTCCAAATGGAGAATCACTTAAGTCAATCTATTCAAAGGTAAATGCTTTGATGAGAGAGGGAAAAGTGCTAAGTGCATACACTCCTTGCATGGGCGGTGTTGCTGAAGCTATCTTCAAAATGTGTATAGGTAATGGCCTAGGATTTAAATACGAAGACACATATGAACTAGAACAGATGTTCTCATATAAATATGGAAGCTTTGTACTAGAGCTTGCAGATGGAGTGAAAATCCCAGAAAATGCAGTTTTGATAGGTGAAACAACTGCAGAAAATAAGCTTTCTTGGAAAGACAAAGTCTTAACTTTTGATGAATTAGAAAGCATATACGAAGGAAAGCTAGAGCCGATTTATCCTTGCAATATTGAACCAAAGGCACAAAAGCTTGAGACATTTAACTACTCAGTAGGTGAGAGAACTCACAAAAATATGGGAATAGCAAAACCTAAGGTTCTTATTCCGGTATTTCCTGGAACAAACTGTGAATATGACACAGCAAAGGCATTTGAAGCTGCAGGAGCAGAACCTGAAATCTTTATAATAAAGAATCTAAGTGCTAAGCATGTAATGCGTTCAGTAGAAGATTTCGCTGAGAAAGTAAAGAAGTCACAGATGATATTTATACCTGGAGGATTCTCCGGCGGTGATGAACCTGATGGCTCAGGTAAGTTTATAACTGCATTCTTCAGAAACCCTGAAATTAAAGATGCCGTTACTGAACTACTAGATAAAAGAGAAGGTTTAATGGCGGGTATCTGCAATGGATTTCAGGCACTGATTAAACTTGGACTCGTTCCATATGGCAAAATATGCGATGTAGATGCTGATTTTCCAACGCTTACATTCAATGAGATAGCTAGACATCAGTCAAAGCTAATACGCACAAGAGTTGCATCAAATAAGTCTCCTTGGATGTCAAAAACAAAGCCTGGCGATATATTCACAACTCCAATTTCACACGGAGAAGGAAGATTTATAGCTAGTGATGAACTGATAAAGCAGCTTGCTGAAAACGGACAAATATTAACGCAGTATGTTGATTTAGACGGAAATGTTAGTGCAGACATTCAGTTCAATCCTAACGGCTCATATCAGTCAATTGAAGGTATAACATCTCCAGATGGTAGGGTACTTGGAAAGATGGCTCATTCAGAGCGTATCGGAAAAGATCTATATAAGAATGTTTCAGGAAACTTCGATATGAGAATGTTTGAATCAGCAGTTGAATACTTTAAATAA